The proteins below are encoded in one region of Streptomyces ficellus:
- a CDS encoding L,D-transpeptidase family protein, whose translation MIVPLTVALGASPAQAASCTTSTGPYQKQVEKFMGRPVDGKQSAADCKAIQTFQRWHGITPTIGYAGEVTWRTMNTINQQRAAGKNPNAAKACPTNKGRIACVDLTRQLSWIQDGAKLVYGPVPVRTGRDKYETRTGSRKIYHRNINHWSTLYDVRMPYAQFFDGGQAFHSVGVSMYNPPGSRGCVNMRTADAKAYWNMLKNGDDVFVYGRKPGT comes from the coding sequence ATGATCGTGCCGCTGACGGTGGCGCTGGGCGCGTCACCGGCGCAGGCGGCGTCGTGCACGACGTCGACCGGGCCGTACCAGAAGCAGGTCGAGAAGTTCATGGGCCGGCCGGTGGACGGGAAGCAGTCCGCGGCCGACTGCAAGGCGATACAGACGTTCCAGCGGTGGCACGGGATCACTCCGACCATCGGGTACGCCGGGGAGGTCACCTGGCGCACGATGAACACGATCAACCAGCAGCGCGCGGCGGGCAAGAACCCGAACGCGGCCAAGGCGTGCCCCACCAACAAGGGCCGCATCGCGTGCGTGGACCTGACCCGGCAGCTGAGCTGGATCCAGGACGGCGCCAAGCTGGTGTACGGGCCGGTGCCGGTGCGGACCGGGCGGGACAAGTACGAGACGCGTACCGGCTCGCGGAAGATCTACCACCGCAACATCAACCACTGGTCGACGCTCTACGACGTGCGCATGCCGTACGCGCAGTTCTTCGACGGCGGGCAGGCCTTCCACTCGGTCGGCGTGTCGATGTACAACCCGCCCGGTTCGCGCGGCTGCGTCAACATGCGCACCGCGGACGCCAAGGCGTACTGGAACATGCTGAAGAACGGCGACGACGTGTTCGTCTACGGGCGCAAGCCCGGAACCTGA